The genome window aactaaattccaaatttacgAAGATCATACAAAggcttatgacatattttaacttttagttTAATTGCACAACAAACCTTACGAATAGAAATACTGATACATATATCCAACATAAACGATATTTTGTAGCTAATTGTCCCTGCTTGCTGCTTACCATTTGTGGAAAAACTGAAACGAAAGGACCGACACAATGCTTCATATTCTCACCATTTGAAGACATTGTTACAAGGAGACACGACAGATTTTGAAGGATACAGAATCCCGTTGCCTTTACACCCAGTCCTTGAAAACATAGTTACCATCCATGGTGATATAACAAGAAGCTGTATGTTAAGTTCTTTTTCTGCTGAGAACGTATTGCTTCAGTTTTTagccacatttaaagaaatggaGGAAACATTATCATTAGAACAAGTGACTGAGGATCAGattctgaaatggaaatgttgtATAGCTGAAGCTCTAAACATCAAATTCCATGTAGACTTTGCAGCAACACGTTTAATTGAGATCGTTAAGTCTTATCTGGATTTAATAGCTCGTAGCAGAATGACTGCCATTGATGAGAGGATCAAAGCATTGGAGATGGAGATGAATGGTCTGAAATGTGAGAAGCTTGAAATTGATAGGTTTGTGTTGTCTGGTTCGAAAGAATTGGTGGGAaattttggattgttttgatgTTATGTGGATTTCATTATGGTACAATGATAATTTTAGtctttaatgtttacattttttgtcagattgatcccttttttttaaagctaaatataactattaacctttcaaaaagaGTAAGTCGCTTTTGTTTGagtaaaacattaattttttatgatgcTGAAATAACAACCTGCGTGATAGTTCATACCTATTTCATGTTGACATGATactatttgtcttatatatCACTTCAacaagtaatttaaaaattataaaaaattcataaagatttagtcaatatttttattgaaaaaacatcacttcaactttttttaaaaaggttggTGGTGGGTCAAATTTAGCTCAGAAAAGAATAAGGGTcaaattggaaaaatatataaatgttaagtgCTAAATTTTACATTATGCATTTTTCTTATACTAGGTTGAGCTTCACTTTGGCATTCTCAAATTTTCTTCCTGGGCGTCAATCTTTGGATAATGTGCAATGATAGCGCGGGAAATTTGCCATTCCTTTTCTCGTTGTTAAGGGACAAAAAGGACTGATGATTATTAAATTGGATCTAGAAAAAGCTTATGATGAGTTGGAATGGAGCTTTATTAGTAAGGTTATTACGTTCTTTGGTTTTCGCCTAGTTGGATCAAGCTGATAATGAgttgtattttgatgacatcCACATCAGTGTTGTTGAATGGATCTAAATTGAATAGCTTCAAATTGTCCAGAAGAATCCGACAGGAAAAATTTGATGATAGATCGATGTCCTCTATCCAAATGATTCTTCAACTGTTCATGGCAAAATCTAGACAAACAATAAACTTTGAGAAATCGCAAGTGGCTTTTTCCTCTAAATGTGAGGATTCTCGAAAGGCAAGCATATTCAATGCTTTGAGAATTAGGGAAACCTTGAATTTAGGGAAATATCTTGGGTTCCGTATGCACATGAAGAGAGTCACTAAACATGACTACGAATTTATTGTTGATAAAATTCGAAACAAATTGTGTAACACCTTATACTCGATCGATCATCAGGTCCTAGCTACAAGATGCCACATTCATTGACAAGCAACTctgattataatttttattgattcaacACTTTAAATTCATTAACATGTTCTGACATCGTTATATTATAATGTATAATCTTTTCTGGGATTTATctgagcttacgaaagctctttcgATAACCCGAGACtattgaaggactaaattgtaaagtttcaaaatattttaggcTGGCGTCGTGACTTTAAGGGTCAATGTTGCGACTTCCAAAATAGTAAGATGGCACCATGACTTCAAATAAAGGATGTTGCGACGTTGAGAGCTGGTATCGCGACATCAATAAAGTTGTGTCAGAACTCTAAGGGCAGACTCAAGCTTACTTCTTTTGAATTCAACTTGCcaaattatacaaaacaaaGGTCGAAGGACCAATATGCAATTCTATTCAACTTAAGGTGATCATTTTCACTTTGCAACATATTAAAGACATCAAAACACGCTTTAAACATAactaaatcacaaaaaaaaaaattccatctAACTCTCTCTAACCAAAATACCTATGTGACCAATTACAACTTTAAACCGATAAAATTCT of Gossypium raimondii isolate GPD5lz chromosome 3, ASM2569854v1, whole genome shotgun sequence contains these proteins:
- the LOC105796656 gene encoding uncharacterized protein LOC105796656 isoform X3, with translation MILLVFILVFNSLTNKNGAPSSLLQDDHPSEKGKGRKRSMLSEEEKRERKRHHDAKYRMKKNQENERLKEENIMLKNMLKAKDSETSLDLHELMQDVDIMQGFPIDLGENQPLTHPQDGFQPQLSFVAQHEVQSQYSLVEHQSITYFQDHNPQIHIPLSTAVSNDTGNSLEQSQIISQPELIVPACCLPFVEKLKRKDRHNASYSHHLKTLLQGDTTDFEGYRIPLPLHPVLENIVTIHGDITRSCMLSSFSAENVLLQFLATFKEMEETLSLEQVTEDQILKWKCCIAEALNIKFHVDFAATRLIEIVKSYLDLIARSRMTAIDERIKALEMEMNGLKCEKLEIDRFVLSGSKELVGNFGLF